The Limisphaera ngatamarikiensis genomic sequence GCCCGGCCAATGCCGCGTCTCGTTCAATATCACCACGTCCTCGCCCCGCTGCTGCAACAACAACGCCTCCGCGCTGGTGGAGGGCACCGGCCAGAAGGCCAACGTCGGCCCCAGATCCTCATAAACCCGGCCGATCAACACGGCTGCACCCGCGGCCTCCGCGCCGGCCTCGTCACTCGCAAACAACGGGGTCACCACGGCGAAGTGGGGCACCGGATCCGCCCCACTCAGAAACAGATCGCTCAAGGTTGCCTCGCCCGTCGCCAGGGCATTGGTCAGGGCCACCCGCAACTCGGGTGTCAGTGGAACGGGCTGATCCACCAGGGCCCAGCGGACCTCCCCGCGCGGATCCGTCAGCAATACCTGGTGGTAACGTCGGTTGGGAATGCGCTGCTCGACCCTGCGCCGGAGCACCGACTCCCGCGCCGGCTCGGGCCCGCTCAGCCATGCTTGAAACGCCTGGGCCACCGAGGACGAACGACGCAGAATCTCCCCGTCCTCCAACCGTTCGCCCCGCCACAGCACCACCTCGCGAGCCTTCAGTTCCGCAATGCTCTCAAGCATCTGTTCCGCCCGCGCGCGCAATTCACGGGTTTGTTCCCGTTGCAGCCAGTAGGTGGCAAACAAAACCGCAAGGGCCACGAACGCCGCCGAACTTCGAAGCCAGAAAGGCGCTTTCATAAGCTGTAAGCAAGCCCAACGAGCCTAATGAGCCGGCCCGGCCCCTGACAAGGCCCAACACCCCCCGGACCCGGGCAAATCGCCGGCCGGGCCACACTCCCGCAACAAACACCGAAAACACCTCCCGTCGACCGGCCCGCAATCTCACCGCACCCTCCCACAGATTCCCACCGGCCGGCCAACCCAATCACAACCCAATCCCGCAAATCCCGGCTTTTTAAGATTGATCCCAACCCGCCGCCGTTCCTTCCATGAGGCTGTATGAAGTCCATCATACTGGCAGCCGGGTACGCCACCCGACTCTACCCGTTGACGTTGAACCGGCCCAAGCCGTTGTTGTCTGTCGCGGGTAAGCCCATGCTGGACCATGTGCTCGCCGCCCTGGCACCCCTGCGCGACATCAACCACGCCTACATTGTCACCAACGCCAGGTTCGCCGACCAGTTCGAGGAATGGGCCCGAACCCACGGCCGGTACGCACCGTTCCCCTGCACCATCGTCAACGACGGTTCCACCGACGACACCAACAAGCTCGGCGCCATCGGCGACATCCATTTCGTCCTGCAAACCCGGGCACTCGACGAGGACCTCGTCATCGTCGCCGGGGACAACCTGTTCAGCGAGCCCCTGACCGGTTTCGGCGAGTACTGCCGACAACGGAACGCCCCGGTGCTGGGCATCTACGACGTGGGCGACCTCGACCAAATCAAGAATTACAACGCCATCTCCACCGACACCGACGGCCGCATCATCTTCTTCGAGGAAAAACCGGCCCGCCCCCAAAGCACACTCACCGGCATCGCCCTGTACTTCTACCCGCGCCACACCCTGCCCCTGATTCGACAATACGTGGCCGAGGGCAACAACCCCGACCAGCCCGGCCGACTCGTCCAGTGGATGTACCGGCGCATCCCTTTCTACACCTGGCGCGTCCCCGGTCTGTGGTTCGACATCGGGTCCAGAGAAACCCTGGAGGAAGCCGACCGGATCTTCCGTCAACTGACCCCGCGCAACCCCGCCCCGGGCAGCCCGTGAAACATGTCGGACATGTTGGGAACGTCCCCGCCCCGGTATGCCAATCGGACACGCACAACTTTGCCGCCACCGCGCCTCGCGCCCTAACTTTACAACCCGGCCGGTCTGCCGGCCCATCATTTCCCTCCCATGACCAGCCACATCCTGCCATCGCAAGTCACATCCGCACTCCTGGGATTGGGCCTGCTCCCTCTCACGGTCGGAGCGAACGTCGGCACCCTCGACCTGACCGGGCGCTGGCGATTCGCCCTGGACCGGAACGACGTGGGCGTGGCTGAACAATGGTACCGGCGGTCCTTGCCCGACTCCGTCCGGTTACCCGGGACGCTGCCCGGCCAGGGTATCGGCGACCCCATCAGCGCCGATACGCCCTGGACCGGCGGGATCGTGGACCGTTCCTGGTTCGAGGCACCCGAATATGAACCGTACCGGCGACCGGGGCAGGTGAAGGTCCCCTTCTGGTTGCAACCGGAGCGCTATTACGCCGGGCCGGCATGGTACCAGCGCGACATTGAAATCCCGCGCCGCTGGCAGGGTCGGTGGATCCGCCTGGAACTGGAGCGACCCCACTGGGAAACCTGCGTCTGGTTGGACAACCGTCCGCTCGGCACCAACCGTTCGCTGGCCACGCCCCATACCTACGACCTCGGCTTCCTCGAACCCGGCCGGTACACCCTCACCATCCGGGTGGACAACCGCCGCATCGTGGACATCGGCGAGAACTCGCACGCCATCAGCGATCACACCCAGGGCAACTGGAACGGCGTGGTGGGATACATCCGGTTAATGGCCCTGCCGCCGGTCTGGATCGAAGATCTGCAGGTCTATCCGCGGGTCTCCAACCGCAGCGCCCGCGTCCAGGTCGCGCTCACCAACCCCGCCGGCGGCCGCTTCGAAGGACAACTCCAACTCTCCGCCGCCGCAGACCCACCCGGCCGCGCCGGCTCGCTCACCTGCAACATCAGTTTCGAGGGCACCGGCTGGACAGGCGACCTCAACCTTGCCCTGGCCCCGGACACGCCACTCTGGGATGAATTCCATCCGGCACTGGTCCGACTCGAAACCAGCCTCCAAGGCCGGACCGAGACCGCCCCCGTCAGGCATACCCACACCACGCGGTTTGGATTGCGCGAACCCGGCACCGAGGGTACCCGCCTCCTCCTCAACGGTAGACCGCTCTTCATCCGCGGCACCCTCGAGTGCGCCATTTTCCCCCGAACAGGTCATCCTCCCACCGACCCGGCCGAGTGGAGACGCATCCTGCGCATTGCCAGGGACCACGGGCTGAACCTGCTCCGATTCCATTCCTGGTGCCCGCCCGAAGCCGCCTTCATCGCCGCCGACGAACTCGGGTTTTACCTGCAGGTCGAAACCTGTTGGCCCAACCAATCCACCACCCTGGGCGACGGGAAACCCGTGGACACATGGGTGTGGGAGGAAACCGAACGGATCCTCAAGGCCTACGGCAATCACCCTTCCTTCCTTTTCATGGCCCATGGAAACGAGCCCGGTGGACGCAACGCCGCCGCTTATCTCCGCCGGTACGTGGCCCACTTCAAAGAGACCGACCCGCGCCGGCTCTGGACCAGCGGCTCCGGCTGGCCCCAAATCCCCGAAAACCAGTTCCATGTCACCCCCGACCCGCGCATCCAAGCCTGGGGCGCCGGCCTCCACTCCCGAATCAATGCCCGCCCACCGGAAACCGTCACCGACTACCGCGACTACATCCGGCAACGGCCCGTCCCCGTCATCAGCCACGAAATCGGTCAATGGTGCGCCTACCCCAACCTCGACGAACGCCGAAAATACACGGGCTATCTCAAGGCCAAAAACTTCGACATCTTCGAAGACCGCCTGCGCGCACACGGCCTGGAACGGTTCGCCCGCGATTTCCTCCACGCCAGCGGCCGCCTCCAGGTGCTCTGCTACAAGGAAGACATCGAATCAGC encodes the following:
- a CDS encoding nucleotidyltransferase family protein, with the protein product MKSIILAAGYATRLYPLTLNRPKPLLSVAGKPMLDHVLAALAPLRDINHAYIVTNARFADQFEEWARTHGRYAPFPCTIVNDGSTDDTNKLGAIGDIHFVLQTRALDEDLVIVAGDNLFSEPLTGFGEYCRQRNAPVLGIYDVGDLDQIKNYNAISTDTDGRIIFFEEKPARPQSTLTGIALYFYPRHTLPLIRQYVAEGNNPDQPGRLVQWMYRRIPFYTWRVPGLWFDIGSRETLEEADRIFRQLTPRNPAPGSP
- a CDS encoding discoidin domain-containing protein, with protein sequence MTSHILPSQVTSALLGLGLLPLTVGANVGTLDLTGRWRFALDRNDVGVAEQWYRRSLPDSVRLPGTLPGQGIGDPISADTPWTGGIVDRSWFEAPEYEPYRRPGQVKVPFWLQPERYYAGPAWYQRDIEIPRRWQGRWIRLELERPHWETCVWLDNRPLGTNRSLATPHTYDLGFLEPGRYTLTIRVDNRRIVDIGENSHAISDHTQGNWNGVVGYIRLMALPPVWIEDLQVYPRVSNRSARVQVALTNPAGGRFEGQLQLSAAADPPGRAGSLTCNISFEGTGWTGDLNLALAPDTPLWDEFHPALVRLETSLQGRTETAPVRHTHTTRFGLREPGTEGTRLLLNGRPLFIRGTLECAIFPRTGHPPTDPAEWRRILRIARDHGLNLLRFHSWCPPEAAFIAADELGFYLQVETCWPNQSTTLGDGKPVDTWVWEETERILKAYGNHPSFLFMAHGNEPGGRNAAAYLRRYVAHFKETDPRRLWTSGSGWPQIPENQFHVTPDPRIQAWGAGLHSRINARPPETVTDYRDYIRQRPVPVISHEIGQWCAYPNLDERRKYTGYLKAKNFDIFEDRLRAHGLERFARDFLHASGRLQVLCYKEDIESALRTPGMGGFHLLDLHDFPGQGTALVGVLDPFWESKGYVSAAEYRRFCGPTVPLARLPRRVFTTTETLEASCEVAHFGPTPLTQARVTFKLLDPNGKTVLREDRSLSRIPIGNGTSLGEIHWNLHDLHAPARYRLVITLTGRETPEHRPARTVSAENDWDVWVYPARLPSPPDNVWVTNRFDNSILARLAAGGRVLLTLPARRIRNYEDAPVKLGFSSIFWNTAWTRRQAPTTLGILCNPGHPALADFPTETHSNWQWWYLIHRAGALRLDLLPPGTDPIVRVIDDWFTARPLALIVEGRVGPGRILICGFDLTRDADDPVSRQMLVSLTRYLASNRCQPRTEFTPDQIQQLLQPDPAGVPSPDRITASSEQPGYEAALAADGDPDTLWHTRWGDHAPTFPHDLVFEWSEPQRLAGLIVWPRQDGNRNGWIRNWELHVQTTTNTDWSGPVAAGTWPANAEPKTIRLPGAMEVRALRLRALDGHAAGPWASVAEVTFLAP